The genomic stretch AATAAACGGAAGAAAGGCGATAGCGGTGTTATTTCATATTTCCCTAAAACAATGAAGGAGGCGTTGAGTACTGTAGAGAAAATTGAATCAAAAAATAGAAGATATTCAGTAGGCTTAATGCAGATAACCAGTACTAACTTTTCTCAATACGGTATGACGGCTGAGAAGCTATTCAACCCATGCAACAATTTATCAGTTTTCGAGAAAATAATAACGGATTGCTATACGAGGGGAGGGAATCTAGTTAATGGCTTGAGTTGCTATTATTCCGGCAGTTTTTCCACTGGAAAGAAACCTGAATCAAGCTTTGGTAATACCAGCTATAACCAACGCATTGGATATAACCAGCCAGCCGCTAAAAAAGTATGGGCTGTGCCATCTGTAAAAGAAGATATAAAGAAGGAAAAAGCATCACAGAAAATCTATACAAGCGAAAAAACAATTTATCCTCAATACGCCATGCGTGGCACTGTCCTAGATGAAAAGGAAACTATCAATGCTGAAAATTAATAAGCGCTATCTTACTCTATCCCTCTTTACTGCTGCTTTGCTGCTCTGCGTAGCTGAGCCTGCGTTAGCCGACGATGTATCAACTAAGACAGGGGGATTCTTTCAGAAAATTATTGATTTTCTTACTGACCAGCGTAAGCCAGCAATCACAATCATCTGTCTGATGATTGGTTACATCGCGCTCTTCTCACGCCAGCACATGGCATGGATCATTCCTCTCGTTATCGGGATGATTATCTTTATTATTGCGCCTTACATCCCGTCCTGGCTTCCGTAATAACAATACTTAAGAGGGGGCGTATTCATGAGTACCGTATTTAAAGGGCTGACACGCCCCGCTTTAGTTAGAGGGTTAGGTGTTCCACTTTACCCTTTTCTTGGAATGTGCATGGTTTGCGTTCTTCTTGGCGTCTGGATACACGATCTGTTGTATTTCCTTATCCTGCCAGGCTGGTTTGCTATAAAGCGGGTTACACAAATTGATGAGCGCTTCTTCGATTTGTTGTACCTGCGAACGGTTGTCAAAGGGCATCCGTTGGCAAACAAACGCTTCAGCGCCGTCCATTATGCGGGGAGCCAGTACGATGAAGTCGATATATCTAAAGTGGACAATTTTATGAAGCTGAAAGATCAAACGTCTATTGAAGCTCTAATCCCTTACTCCTCACACATCACTGATGACCTGGTTGTCACCAAAAATCGCGATCTGGTTGCCACATGGCAAGTTGATGGCGCTTATTTTGAATGTGTCGATGATGAAGATTTAACGCTGCTCACTGACCAGTTAAATACGCTTATTCGCAGCTTTGAAGGTAAGTCGGTAACGTTTTACACGCACCGAGTAAGGGTAAGAAAGGAAGTTAAGGTTGATTTTAACAGTAAAATTCCTTTTGTTAACCGGGTGATGAATGATTACTATTCTTCTCTTTCAAAACCTGAATACTTTGAGAATAAACTTTACCTGACGATATGTTATAAGCCATTCAATATTGAAGATAAGGTTTCACATCTTCTTTCAAAGAAAAAAGGTAATAAGAAAATATTTGATGAGCCTATCAATGATATGAATGAAATATGTGGAAGGCTTGATACATATCTTTCTCGTTTTCATGCTCATCGTCTTGGCCTGGTTGAAGAGAACGGGCGCGTCTTTTCAGATCAGCTTTCGCTTTTCCAGTATCTGCTGTCTGGCAAGTGGCAAAAGGTTAGGGTGACGAACAGTCCTTTCTATACCTACCTGGGAGGGAAAGATTTATTCTTTGGTAATGATGCCGGGCAGATTACAGCGTCTGAAAATGCAAGGTATTTTCGCTCTATTGAGATTAAAGACTACTTTCAGGAAACCGATGCGGGCATCTTCGATGCGCTGATGTATCTTCCTGTTGAATACGTCTTTACATCGTCTTTCACGTCTATGGATAAACAGGCCGCAATCAAGGCGCTTGACGATCAGATAGAAAAACTTGAAATGACGGATGATGCTGCAAAATCACAGCTTGCTGATTTGCATGTTGGGTTAGACATGGTGTCGAGCGGGTACAACTCGTTTGGTAAGTGTCACCTGACACTTGTTATCTTTGCTGACTCTCCAGAACGCCTGGTTAAAGATACGACTATCGTTACCACTACCTTAGAAGATTTGGGGCTTGTTGTTACGTACTCTACCTTAAGCCTGGGCGCTGCATTTTTTTCGCAGTTGCCAGGCAACTATAACCTGCGTCCGCGCCTCAGTATTCTTAGTAGTCTCAACTTTGCTGAGATGGAGAGTTTCCATAATTTCTTCCACGGTAAGGCAGACGGAAACACCTGGGGAAAAAGCTTAATGGCTCTTCGCGGCTCTGGTAATGACGTTTACCACCTCAATTATCACATGACGACAGAGAACATTAACTTTTTCGGCAAAAACCCTACGCTGGGGCATTGTGAAATCCTGGGAACCTCCAACGTAGGTAAAACCGTTCTAATGATGACCATGTCTTATGCGGCACAGCAATTCGGTACCCCTGAATCATTTCCGGCGAACCGCAAAGTCAGAAAACTTACTACTGTTTTCTTTGATAAGGACAGAGCCGGTGAAGTGGGTATTCGTGCTATGGGAGGGGCTTATTTCCGCGTGAAAGGTGGAGAGCCTACCGGGTGGAATCCGGCAGCTCTGCCGCCAACTAAGCGAAACATAGCTTTTGTCAAAGACATCATAAGGCTGATATGCAAGCTGAATGGTAACACCGTTGACGATTACCAGAACACGCTCATCTCGTCAGCCGTAGAGAGGCTCATGGAGAGGGAGGATCGTTCTTACCCAATCAGTAAGCTTATCCCGCTCATCATGGAGCCGGACGATGTTGAGACAAAGCGACATGGGATTAAAGCTCGCCTCAGAGCATGGAAGCAGGGCGGCGAATATGGATGGTTACTCGACAATGCCTCCGATTCCTTTGACGTCACTAATCTGGATGTTTTCGGCATCGATGGAACAGAGTTTCTTGATGATAAGGTTGTCGCTCCGGTTGCGTCTTTTTACCTCATTTATCGGGTAACAATGCTGGCAGACGGTCGCCGATTGCTGATCTACATGGATGAGTTTTGGCAATGGATAAACAACGATGCTTTCAAGGATTTTGTTTATAACAAGCTCAAAACCGGACGTAAGCTCGATATGGTTCTTGTGCCTGCAACGCAGTCACCGGATGAGCTAATCAAGTCACCCATTGCCGCAGCAGTCAGGGAGCAATGCGCAACACATATCTATCTCGCTAACCCTAAAGCAAAGCGCAGTGAGTATGTTGACGAGCTTCAGGTAAGAGATCTCTATTTCGACAAAATCAAAGCTATTGACCCTTTGTCTCGACAATTCCTGGTCGTTAAAAACCCGCAACGGCAGGGCGAACGGGATGACTTTGCAGCCTTTGCAAAATTAGACCTGGGTAAAGCGGCTTACTACCTTCCTATCCTCAGTGCTTCAGCAGAACAACTGGAGTTGTTCGACGAGATTTGGTCTGAAGGTATGGCACCGGAAGACTGGATTGATACCTATCTTGAACGCGCTAACCGTGGAGTAAGATAAAATGAAGAAACTATATCTGGCAGTAGCATTAAGCTGTTTCTCAGTAAACGCTCTAGCCCTGGCCGAGGGCGTGATCGTCCATGATGCAAAATCAGCCATCGATACGGCTTCGCAATGGGGGAAAGAAGCGAAGCAGTGGCAGAAAGAACTCACCGCCTATAAAGATGAACTGTTAACTAAAACCGGTATTCGTGACGTTCAGGGGCTTGTGCAGGATGCTCAGTCTGTTAGTAAGGAACTGACTGACATCTACGAACAGGGCAACTCCTTTATTGATAGTTACATACAAAACCCTAACGGCACGCTATCAGAGAAAGCTAAATCGCTTCTTACTGATTATCGCGTTACTGATACGTGCAAAGGGCTGGGCTATACAGGTAACCTCGTTCGCGGTTGTGAAGCCTCTTTCCTCTCTCAACTCGCCGGGGTTGAGTACGGCAACCAGCTCGAAAGTAAGCTTCGCAAAGACAACGCATCGATGAAAGACCTTATCGATCAGGTTAAAAATGCGAAGGACACCAAAGCCACGCAGGACGCGACGAACGCCATTTCGCTGGAAAATCTGAAGTTTGAGAAGCTTAAATTTCAGTATGAAATGTATCGCGATAAGCAGCGCGATCTAGCACAATACAAAGAGAAAATGGCTCAGGCTACTTACCAGAAACAACAGTTAGACGCCGTAAATGAGCCACTTTCTTATAAGGAACAATTTACGAAACAGAGTTTTGACCTTAACTAAGGAGTCATGATGAGAAAGCTAAATTTAATTCTGGTTGCAACAGGGTTGTCGTTCTTTTTAGCCGGATGTGAGGACGTTAAATCTGTTGATTGGTGGCAATCTCATCCTGATGAAGCGGGTAAAAAAGTGTCCGAGTGCAAGCAATCCGGCGATGACAGTGAAAATTGTCGTAATGCTAAAGATGGTTTGTTTCGTTATCAGCAGCTACACGCAAAATCACCGTCTTATAAGGACGCTTTTAAAAGCCCTACGAGTAAAGGTGAAAAATAAAAAGGAGCCTTTATGGCAACTTCTGATTTTTTCCAAACCGCTCGCGATGTAATACTTAATACTCTTGACCAGTCAAGTACTGGTCAATTAGAACGTATTTCGTCAATTGCATCCTCGCTGGGAAAGTTTGGAATATCAATATATATACTCTGGTATGCATATACCGTAATAATTGGGAAACAAAAGTCAGCCGTCCAGGATTTTTTATGGAATTTATGCAGGTTCTGGATGATATTGATTTTCGTAACTAATATGGGAGGCTGGTTAGATAGTGCAACTCAAGCTATAGATGGTCTGAAAGATTCATTTGCTGGCGGTGATCCGTGGTTATGGCTTGACCAGCTTTGGACTAAAACCCAACAGGTTGCAGCCTTCCTCATGTCTAAAGACCCTTCTACCTACGTTAAAACCGATGGCGCAATAGCTGCAATATTTACTTACGCAGGTGGCGTAGTTGCCCTTTTACTATGTTCCATCGTTTATTTTTCGGCAGAAGTCACGCTCAAGGTTCTTACCGTAACAGCGCCTTTATTCATTGTGTGTTTGTCTTTCGGGTTTTTAAGGCAAATGTTTAATAGCTGGCTTCAGCTTATATTTAGCTCCTTACTGATTTTCCTTTTTGGTGCTTTGGCTTTGAAAGCAGGTACGACTTTCTTTAACGGTATTCTTTCCGTATCAGTGCAGGATGCCGAACCGCTCAACCTGATAGCTACAGGTGCAACAGCAATGGTCGCGGGTGCATTTATGGCCTGGATTATCTGGCAGGCAAAAACCTATGCGTCACAGCTTGCCGGAGTTGGTGTTGAAGGAGCTTTACAGGGGGCGGCTGCTATGGGGCTAGGTGCGGCAGCATTCGGAGCCGGGCGCATGGCAGGTAAAGTGCTTGGCATGGGGAAAAATGCCGGGGCGGGTATGTTTAAGGGCTTACGGCGTGATAAAGGCGGTCTGAGTGAGTCCAACGGTGTTTCAGGAAAACTTGGTAATCTGGCAGGGCAAGGTATAAATATCGGAGCCAAGAAACTACGTAACGCAGCCGTTGAAATGGCAAAGAAAAAATATGGAGGCTAAATGAAACCTGAAATGTTTTTTTATTTAATGCTTATTTATGTAATGCTTATCCTTGTTGCGTGTACAATGGCTTTTATTTACGCCTTCATGTAATTGATTTCCTCAATCTGGTTTTTGCCGCTGCATAAAGCAGTGGCTCTCTTATTTTAAAATTTAGGTGGAATATGAAGAAATTAATCACTGTTATTGTGATGCTTTGCCTTGTCGGTTGTCAGGCAAAACATGAACTACCGCCAGTGTCAGGTAAAAGCGAACCTGTTAACTCAGCCGAGGTGATGAAAAATGGAATTTAAAATTCCGCAGTTAAAAAACTTCTCCTTCAAAAAGAAAAAAGAGGTGACTGATTCATCTACTTCTTTTGAAGAAAAAAACCAAAGGCTTCAGGAAAAGATGAACCGTGTTTATAAATACGGTGGCATGTCAGGAATAGCAGTAGGGCTATTATCTCTTCTGGCGTTAAATGCAGCTTTGCCGCTTAAAGAAACGGTTGTAGAGGCATATCTGATTAACGGCGTAACTGGAGTGGCTGAAAGATTAACTTCTGTCAAAAAAGAACATCTATCAGAAGATGAAGCTTTAGCAAAATACTTTATTGCTCAGTATATAAAGCGCAGGGAAGGATATAATTATTTCAGCCTTCAGCATGACTATGATTATGTGCTGCTTTACAGTGCTGAAAATGTTGCCACTAATTACAATGCCCTAATCAATGGAAAAGACTCGCCTAAGATTGTTTATAAAAAGGCCGAGCAAACAGCGACAGTGCAGGATGACCCATCCATTATTTTAAGTTCTTCATCACGTCCTGATGATAAAGATAAAGGTGCTTATATCCGTTTCCGGTTAAAAATCCGTGATGTGGCAAGTGGCGCAGAAAAAGATGAGTACTGGAATGTAAGGCTGACATATCGCATCGAGCCAGAAGTAGAAATGGCATCGGGTGAAAGGAATAACAATCCGCTTAAGTTTGTAGTGACTAGCTATGCTCGCGACAAAGAAGATAAAGGGTAAAGCACATGAAATTAAAAATGAATGCGTTACTTATCGCTGTTCTTATGGCTTCCAATATATGTAGCGCTGCCGTTATGCCAACTGGAAGTCGATATGATCCTAGAAACCAGCTTGTCACCTACAATCCGCAAAACACTACTGTCATAAACAGCGCGGTCGGATATACAACGACACTGGTTTTTGATGACGATGAAACTGTTATCAGTGCCAGAACGGGTTTTCCGCAAGGTTGGTCGGTGAATAAAGAGGACAACATTGTTTATCTGGAAGTTCAGCCCGTCAAACAGACGGTACAAAATAACAACACTGATGAGGATGGAAAACAATCATCTGAAGTGGTCAATGTTGCCCTCGACCCTGAAAACGATTTAGAGCGCTGGAGAACAAACCTCTTTGTTCGTACAACCAAACGTAATTACAGCATGGAGCTTAATGCCAAGACGTTCAAGCAACCGGACAAAATTGCATTCGTCATAAACTACCAGTACCCGCAGGAACGGCGCAAAGAGCAGGCAGAGATCGAGAAAAAGCGTATTGCGGCTTACAACAAGCAGAAGGAAGAGATGGCTATAAACCGTGAGCTGGAAAACGCCAAATCACCTCGCAACTGGCAATACACAAAGCGCGTTGCTGATGGTAGTCAGGATATAAGCCCGGATTTTGCTTTTGATGATGGACGCTATACCTGGTTTGGATTCAGCCCCATGAAAAAGATACCAAGTGTCTCTGTTATGAGCGGTGATGAAGAAACGCTCACCAACCCTGTAATAGTCACTCGCGGTCAAAATACATTGCTTGGCGTTCCCGTAGACAAGCGGTTTGTTTTACGCATGGGTAAACAGGTTGTCGGTATTGAAAACCGTGGATTCGGTAAAGTCCAGCTTCCAGCCGGAGACACCGTATCCCCGACAGTAGAAAAAGAGGTGATCCAGTGAGCGAACAGGAAAACAAAATCCCGACTGCTGTAGAAATAGAGCGCGAGCTACGTGAGCGCCGGCAGAAGGAACTAGAGGAAGCCAATAAAGAAGGTGAACAGGAAGAATCTACAGGAACAGCACAACGACTCGGCATCGAGAAACTTAAAAAATCCCGTAAGGGTATGATAGTGCTGCTTGCCGCCTTCCTTCTCTTAGCTGTTGGGGTAAGTTTTTATTTTGTACCGTCGATTATTCGTTCAATGTCCAGTTCTGATGACAAGCCAGCAAACCAGACCGTTCCAACAGGCACAGTAAAGCGCCAGACAGGATTAAGTGATGATGTTGATCCATTTAATCAGACCACGCAGGGGCAGAAAGAGGACGATAAAGGCACCACAAAGGACGACTCAGGCAAACATGAGCAGTCAGAGACTAAGCCAGAGAATATGCAACAGAGGTACAGCCGAGCGCTTGACGTTGCTTATGGGGGTAGTAGTGGTTCTGGAAGCAGCAATAGCTCTGCACCGACCTCACAGGAACATAAAGATGACCCTAGAGAGGGTTCAGGAAGTTCTGAGGGAACTGTAGAACCGGTTAAAAACGGGGCAGTCTCATTGTCTGATATAAAACGTGTTCCATATGACCCTAATCTGTTTATTCCTGAAAATACCGCTATCAAATGCTCCCTCGACAGGCGATTTATATCGGATCTTGCCGGAAAGCTTACATGCACCATTAATGAGGACGTTTACAGCGCTAACCGCAACGTAAAACTCATTAAAAAAGGAACGGCAGCTTATCTCATGTATAAATCTGGCATGTTACGACACGGTCAGGGTGCCGTGTTTATCGCTGCCACTAAACTCCGAACGAGGGAAGAGCCATTCATTGATATTCCTCTTATAGATACCCAGGCAGCAGGGGCTATGGGTGAAGCTGGGGCGACTGGCTGGATTGACACTCATTTTAGCGACCGTTTCCTCGGAGCTATGATGATAGGTATGATCCCCGACTTTGCTCAGGCTGCAAGCGGGGCAGCAAAAAACAATAAAGATAATCAGACCGATTACACAGCAAACAGCCGCCAGGCATTTGCTGATATTGCGAGAGAGTCTTTCTCCAATAGCGTAAACATCCCTCCTACGCTCTATAAAAATCAGGGCGAAATTATTACGCTTATCGTTGGTCAAGATCTGGATTTCTCAAAAATCTACAAGCTGAAATTGAAATAAGAGGCCAGTTAACGGTTATGACAGTAAATAATGAAAATCGTCATATTGTTTATGACATAGTTAATGATTACTTTAGCAAGTGGCTAAACAATTCAGATGGGCTTACTGAAATAGCCGTTAACAGACCTGATGAGTTGTTCACTAAAATAAAGGGGAGGTGGAAAAAAGAAGAAACAAGCATGAGTTTTCAAGATTGTCTGTCCTTTGCTTCATCGATTGCCGATTACCATGATGAGGGTTCTGTCACTCCCGAATATCCATTGCGCTCAGCTACCTTACCCGACGGCGAACGTGTCCAGATAGTTATCCCTCCGGCAACTGAAAAAGAAACCGTGTCAATAACGATAAGGAAGCCATCAAGCGTTTTTCTCAATCATGAGCATTTTGTTAAGCAAGGTTTTTATTCGAAGTTGAATGAAGGTATCGACTTTGGAAGTAATCAGGATGATCTTAGCGAACTTTATCGAAAGAAACGGTTTGAAGAGTTTATCCCGGAATGTTTAAGACACGGTAAGACTATGGTTTTTTGCGCTGGCACAGGCGCAGGGAAAACCACCTTTGCTAATGCTTGTCTTGAATTTATTCCTCATCATTTACGCTGTATTTCCATTGAAGATACTGATGAGGCGAAGTTTAAATTCCATGAAAATCACGTAAAACTTTTCTACCCCGCCGAGGGTGAAAACAAAATTGTTACCTCCGCTACTTTGCTACGTTCGGGTTTCCGTATGAATCCTGACAGGATTTTAAGTACTGAGATTCGAGGTGCTGAAGCATGGGATTTTCTAAAAGGCGCAAGCTCTGGTCATGCGGGAAATCTAACGACAGTACATGAAGACAATCCCATAGATGCCGTTTTAGGTATTGTACAGCGATGCTATATGAATCCAGAATGTCAAAACCTTCCTTACAATATCATCCTGAGACGTGTTTTAAGTAATATCGATGTGATAATGAGCATTAAGTATATGGGTGAAGAAGATACTCGTTTTGCTTCAGGTATCTACTACCGTCCGGTTGATTTTGAAAAATACTTTTCAATGCTTAAGGAGTAAAGTAATGTCTTTAAAACTCCCCGATAAGGCACAGTGGGCTTTTATAATACTGATAATGTGTTTAGTGGCTTACTATGCAGGTTCGGTAGCAATATACTTTTTTAATCATAAGACGCCTCTTTATATATGGAAGCATTACGCTTCTATGCTTTTGTGGCGGGTGATGATTGACAGTAGCGTTAAAAGCGAAATCAGGCTGACATCAGTTTATTCTTTATTGTCGGGGTTACTGGCATCGTTAGCTGCTCCTGTTTTTATAATCTGGAAAATCAACCAAGACGATGCTCCTTTGTTTGGTGATGCTAAGTTTGCCAGCGATGCAGATTTAAAAAAATCAAAGTTATTAAAATGGGAAAGGGAAAATGATACTGATATTCTCGTTGGGCGTTATAAAGGAAAATATCTTTGGTATACGGCTCCCGATTTTGTTTCTCTGGGCGCGGGAACGCGAGCAGGTAAAGGGGCTGCAATCGGCATCCCTAACATGCTTGTCAAAAAACACTCAATAATTGCTCTAGATCCTAAGCAAGAGCTATGGAAAATCACCAGTAAAGTCAGGGAAATCGTACTAAGAAATAAAGTTTATCTTCTCGACCCGTTCAATACCAAAACACATCAGTGTAATCCACTTTTCTATGTGGATTTGAAGGCCGAAAGTGGAGCAAAAGACTTACTCAAACTGGTTGAAATCCTTTTCCCTTCTTTTGGTTTGACAGGGGCAGAGGCTCACTTTAACAACTTAGCCGGACAGTACTGGACAGGCCTGGCTAAACTCCTCCACTTTTTTATAAATTTTGCGCCTGAGTGGATTGATGAGTTTAGAATCAAGCCTGTCTTTTCAATTGGTACTGTTGTTGATTTATACGGCAATATTGACCGTGAGCAGGTATTGAGCAACCGTGAGACTTTTGAAGAACTTGTGCAGGGAAACGAAACAGCCCGGTATCATTTACAGGATGCTCTTACCAAAATCAGGGAGTATCACGAAACCGAGGATGAACAACGGTCAAGCGTAGACGGTTCTTTCAGGAAAAAAATGAGCCTCTTTTATCTGCCTACCGTTCGTAAATGTACGGATGGTAATGACTTTGATTTACGCCAGATGAGAAGAGAAGACATTACTGTCTATGTAGGGGTTAACGCGGAAGATATGATACTAGCGTATGACTTTCTAAACCTGTTCTTTAACTTAGTGGTAGAGGTTACGCTAAGAGAAAATCCTGATTTCGACCCTACATTAAAACATGACTGTTTATTGTTTCTCGATGAGTTCCCTTCAATTGGCTACATGCCGATAATCAAAAAAGGTTCCGGCTATATAGCTGGCTACAAACTGAAGTTATTAACCATCTATCAAAACATCAGCCAGCTAAATGAGATATACGGAACGGAGGGGGCTAAAACTCTCATGAGCGCGCATCCATGCCGTGTTATCTACGCAGTAAGTGAAGAAGATGACGCTAAAAAAATATCAGAAAAGCTGGGGTACATAACTACAAAATCCAAAGGCTCAAGTAAAACTAGCGGTAAAGCCACATCACGAAGTAACTCAGAAAGTGAGGCTCAGCGTGCATTAGTTCTGCCACAGGAACTAGGTACTCTCGCTTTTTCAGAGGAAATGATAATCCTCAAGGGTGAGAATCCTGTAAAAGCAGAAAAAGCACTCTACTATCTCGATCCATATTTTATGGACAGATTGATGTTAGTTAGCCCGAAGCTGACAGCGCTTACAGCAAGCATCAATAAAACTAATAACATCTTTGGTGTTAAAGGAATCAAATACCCATCGAAAGAAAAAATGCTTTCAGTCGGTGAACTTGAATCAGAGGTTTTACTATGAAGAAAATAATTTTGTTGGCTGCTGTCATAATGTCAGGTTGCTCTTCTCCGCCCGAACCCCCGCAGGTTGACTGGGGTAACAAGCCCGAATCGATGAACTCTCAACTACCAAGTTGGCAACCTACCAATCGGGTTATTAAATCAGAAAAAGTCACTTCAACGTGGATGAAGGTGGTGCGCAATTTCTTACCTGAAAATCGCCTGTATGATGACTCAGTTTTCTATGCTGTAGCCCACTCACCAGAAATTATTGTTGAAGCAAGTAATGGCAGCGATTTTTTCACCGCAAAAAAATGGCTTCGAAATAATGGCGCGTATGGGGTTATTCAGTACAGGTATAAATCTAATGGCTTTGGTGTTCGTTCAACCAATATATATTTTGAAAGAGGGTGAAAATGAAAATCATGCTCATAGCGGCTATTGTCGGCTCATTAATTTCTTGCCCTGCTTTAGCAAGAAAACACAATCATACCGACGGACTAAATCAGGTAGGCGATCCCTGCCTTCTGATGACGTGCATGATTGGGAAACTACAGGGCGATATGCAGCCAGCTTGCCAGCCTGTTAACCAGCGATTCTTTAACGTGCGTGTATTCACACCCTACTATAACCCTGAAGCCACGGCGCGACTCAGACAAAGTATCCTGACCAGATGTGAAGGCTCTGTTGAGAACAGAGATAACCTTGAGGCCGTTATAGAGAGATATGGTCGCTCATTCCAGGAATAAGAGAACGCCTTACATCGCAGATTTTTAATCTGCGATGTAAGGGGTTGAACAACCGAAGGGCGTTAGAAACGTATCAGCAAGCTATGAAAATATTCACCTTATTAACATTCACAATCGCCATATCGTCACCCTCTTTTCTGATCGCAGCGGAATTAAGCGGCAAAGTAACGCGCGTTCTCGACGGCGACACCATTGAGGTATTACAGGATAAAACACCTGTTAGAGTTCGCCTTGCTAACATCGATGCGCCGGAAAAGAGACAGCCCTTTGGGAGCTGGGCCAGTAAACAACTTAAAAGCCTGATAGCTGGGCAGCCTGTTACCGTGACATATACGCAAAAAGACCGCTACGGACGTGTGATCGGGCGCGTATTCACGACGAACGGCACGGAGTCAAACCGCTTTATGGTGCAATCCGGGGCTGCATGGGTGTATGACCACTTCAACACAGATACTTCCTTGCCTTCTCTGCAACGGGATGCTCAGAAGCAAAAGCGTGGCCTGTGGGCTGACAGTCAACCAGTGCCCCCGTGGGAGTGGCGTCACAGTCATTAAATTTGGGAGATAAATTATGAATGAGTCTGAAAAAAAACGTTTCAATGACCGGGTTTGTGTAGGTCAGGTTCGTATCAGCGCAGACGTTTATATCACTTCTGGCATGTCAGAAAGTGCGGCAGAGGTCGAAATAAAAGTTCCTAATGAAGATTATCAAAAAGAACTGGAGTTATATGAACGTATTTGCGATTTTGCTTTACTTCACGGAGAGGATTTACAAGGATTATTTCAGACGCGAAGTTATTACTATATGTCGTGTTTCATCCGAAACACTGACGCATTTAAGCAGGTGTTTGGAGAGTATGACGCTTTAAAACCTTTATTCAATCACGCTAAAGGCGATGCGGCTGAGTTTCTTATTAGCTTTCCAGAGAGAAGCAATTATGAAGCTCAGGAACCAGTTAAAGACGCTTTTCTAAAGCTGATAAAAAACCATGTTAAAACGCTTGACGAAATTACATGGCATAGTTTTGAAAACAGAGCATTAACAGGCGAAACAGAGGGAGGGGGAATCGACTTAATTACAAAAGAGAGTTTTGATTTTGAGGACGAGCGCGACAAGATTACAACCTTATCTCGTGAAGATTTTGTCCAGTATACATTATCTTCTGCTTTTGAAGTTGATTACTATACCACCCCTTTGTTCAAAGGTGCCGAGGCTATCGGTGAGATTGATGGCTTTCGGGTATTCTATAATTCCAGGGGGTTTTACTTTTACTGGAATGAAGACACTGAATTTCTTCTTGAAAGTTGGCTGACCTATCCGTCTTATCCATACGGCTGGCTATCCTGAAA from Pantoea sp. CCBC3-3-1 encodes the following:
- a CDS encoding lytic transglycosylase domain-containing protein; the protein is MLSTSAFIALAMQCAASVHPDTAYEVARVESGFNPYAIAEIIPKNKRKKGDSGVISYFPKTMKEALSTVEKIESKNRRYSVGLMQITSTNFSQYGMTAEKLFNPCNNLSVFEKIITDCYTRGGNLVNGLSCYYSGSFSTGKKPESSFGNTSYNQRIGYNQPAAKKVWAVPSVKEDIKKEKASQKIYTSEKTIYPQYAMRGTVLDEKETINAEN
- a CDS encoding TrbC/VirB2 family protein encodes the protein MLKINKRYLTLSLFTAALLLCVAEPALADDVSTKTGGFFQKIIDFLTDQRKPAITIICLMIGYIALFSRQHMAWIIPLVIGMIIFIIAPYIPSWLP
- a CDS encoding VirB3 family type IV secretion system protein, which encodes MSTVFKGLTRPALVRGLGVPLYPFLGMCMVCVLLGVWIHDLLYFLILPGWFAIKRVTQIDERFFDLLYLRTVVKGHPLANKRFSAVHYAGSQYDEVDISKVDNFMKLKDQTSIEALIPYSSHITDDLVVTKNRDLVATWQVDGAYFECVDDEDLTLLTDQLNTLIRSFEGKSVTFYTHRVRVRKEVKVDFNSKIPFVNRVMNDYYSSLSKPEYFENKLYLTICYKPFNIEDKVSHLLSKKKGNKKIFDEPINDMNEICGRLDTYLSRFHAHRLGLVEENGRVFSDQLSLFQYLLSGKWQKVRVTNSPFYTYLGGKDLFFGNDAGQITASENARYFRSIEIKDYFQETDAGIFDALMYLPVEYVFTSSFTSMDKQAAIKALDDQIEKLEMTDDAAKSQLADLHVGLDMVSSGYNSFGKCHLTLVIFADSPERLVKDTTIVTTTLEDLGLVVTYSTLSLGAAFFSQLPGNYNLRPRLSILSSLNFAEMESFHNFFHGKADGNTWGKSLMALRGSGNDVYHLNYHMTTENINFFGKNPTLGHCEILGTSNVGKTVLMMTMSYAAQQFGTPESFPANRKVRKLTTVFFDKDRAGEVGIRAMGGAYFRVKGGEPTGWNPAALPPTKRNIAFVKDIIRLICKLNGNTVDDYQNTLISSAVERLMEREDRSYPISKLIPLIMEPDDVETKRHGIKARLRAWKQGGEYGWLLDNASDSFDVTNLDVFGIDGTEFLDDKVVAPVASFYLIYRVTMLADGRRLLIYMDEFWQWINNDAFKDFVYNKLKTGRKLDMVLVPATQSPDELIKSPIAAAVREQCATHIYLANPKAKRSEYVDELQVRDLYFDKIKAIDPLSRQFLVVKNPQRQGERDDFAAFAKLDLGKAAYYLPILSASAEQLELFDEIWSEGMAPEDWIDTYLERANRGVR
- a CDS encoding type IV secretion system protein, with translation MKKLYLAVALSCFSVNALALAEGVIVHDAKSAIDTASQWGKEAKQWQKELTAYKDELLTKTGIRDVQGLVQDAQSVSKELTDIYEQGNSFIDSYIQNPNGTLSEKAKSLLTDYRVTDTCKGLGYTGNLVRGCEASFLSQLAGVEYGNQLESKLRKDNASMKDLIDQVKNAKDTKATQDATNAISLENLKFEKLKFQYEMYRDKQRDLAQYKEKMAQATYQKQQLDAVNEPLSYKEQFTKQSFDLN
- a CDS encoding EexN family lipoprotein: MRKLNLILVATGLSFFLAGCEDVKSVDWWQSHPDEAGKKVSECKQSGDDSENCRNAKDGLFRYQQLHAKSPSYKDAFKSPTSKGEK
- a CDS encoding type IV secretion system protein, whose translation is MATSDFFQTARDVILNTLDQSSTGQLERISSIASSLGKFGISIYILWYAYTVIIGKQKSAVQDFLWNLCRFWMILIFVTNMGGWLDSATQAIDGLKDSFAGGDPWLWLDQLWTKTQQVAAFLMSKDPSTYVKTDGAIAAIFTYAGGVVALLLCSIVYFSAEVTLKVLTVTAPLFIVCLSFGFLRQMFNSWLQLIFSSLLIFLFGALALKAGTTFFNGILSVSVQDAEPLNLIATGATAMVAGAFMAWIIWQAKTYASQLAGVGVEGALQGAAAMGLGAAAFGAGRMAGKVLGMGKNAGAGMFKGLRRDKGGLSESNGVSGKLGNLAGQGINIGAKKLRNAAVEMAKKKYGG